One Nocardioides aromaticivorans genomic window carries:
- a CDS encoding nitrite/sulfite reductase, whose translation MPDLRFKPERAKHTEIPRPKRAEGQWALGYTEPLNKNEQSKKDDDPLNVRDRILYIYSKRGFDSIDPADLRGRFRWMGLYTQRKPGIDGGRTGSMEEEELDDRYFMLRVRSDGKLLSPAAVRALGQIGVDFARDTADVTDRENIQYHWIEIENVPEIWERLDAAGLHSLEACGDSPRPFLGSPVAGVAKDEIIDGTSALEEIERRYLNNKDFSNFPRKFKTALTGHPSHDVSPETNDVSFVGTVHPELGPGFDVWVGGGLSTNPMLAQKLGVWIPLDEVPDVWAGVAGIFRDYGYRRLRSRARLKFLVADWGVEKFREVLENEYLGKKLETLASPESPVGHRDHIGVHEQKDGKFYVGVAPTAGRVSGTLLVQLADLLEEYGVTGARLTPYQKIVLIGVDGGVVDALLDRLDEIGLSGRPSAWRRNTMACTGIEFCKLAIVDTKNRARDLVDELEKRFPELDTPITINVNGCPNACARTQVADFGLKGQLVVDENGEQVEGFQVHLGGAIGLRANFGRKLRAHKVTSKGLDDYITSVVTNYLADRAEGEAFDAWVHRADEDLLRGDRTLESRTLESV comes from the coding sequence ATGCCCGACCTGCGCTTCAAGCCCGAACGAGCCAAGCACACCGAGATCCCGCGCCCCAAGCGCGCCGAGGGTCAGTGGGCGCTCGGCTACACCGAGCCGCTCAACAAGAACGAGCAGTCGAAGAAGGACGACGACCCGCTCAACGTGCGGGACCGGATCCTCTACATCTACTCCAAGCGCGGCTTCGACTCGATCGACCCCGCCGACCTGCGCGGCCGCTTCCGCTGGATGGGCCTCTACACCCAGCGCAAGCCCGGCATCGACGGTGGACGGACCGGCTCGATGGAGGAGGAGGAGCTGGACGACCGCTACTTCATGCTGCGGGTCCGCTCCGACGGCAAGCTGCTCTCCCCCGCCGCCGTGCGTGCCCTCGGCCAGATCGGCGTCGACTTCGCCCGCGACACCGCCGACGTGACCGACCGCGAGAACATCCAGTACCACTGGATCGAGATCGAGAACGTCCCGGAGATCTGGGAGCGCCTCGACGCGGCCGGCCTGCACTCGCTCGAGGCCTGCGGCGACTCGCCCCGCCCGTTCCTGGGCTCGCCGGTCGCCGGCGTCGCCAAGGACGAGATCATCGACGGCACCTCGGCGCTGGAGGAGATCGAGCGGCGCTACCTGAACAACAAGGACTTCTCGAACTTCCCGCGGAAGTTCAAGACCGCGCTCACCGGCCACCCCAGCCACGACGTCTCCCCCGAGACCAACGACGTCTCCTTCGTCGGCACCGTGCACCCGGAGCTCGGCCCCGGCTTCGACGTCTGGGTCGGCGGCGGCCTGTCCACCAACCCGATGCTCGCCCAGAAGCTCGGCGTCTGGATCCCGCTCGACGAGGTCCCCGACGTGTGGGCCGGTGTCGCCGGCATCTTCCGCGACTACGGCTACCGCCGCCTCCGCTCGCGGGCCCGCCTGAAGTTCCTGGTCGCCGACTGGGGTGTCGAGAAGTTCCGCGAGGTCCTCGAGAACGAGTACCTCGGCAAGAAGCTCGAGACCCTCGCCTCGCCCGAGTCGCCGGTCGGCCACCGCGACCACATCGGCGTGCACGAGCAGAAGGACGGCAAGTTCTACGTCGGCGTCGCGCCGACCGCCGGCCGGGTCTCCGGCACGCTGCTGGTGCAGCTGGCCGACCTGCTCGAGGAGTACGGCGTCACGGGCGCCCGCCTCACGCCGTACCAGAAGATCGTGCTGATCGGCGTCGACGGCGGCGTCGTCGACGCACTGCTCGACCGCCTCGACGAGATCGGCCTCAGCGGCCGCCCCTCCGCCTGGCGGCGCAACACGATGGCCTGCACCGGCATCGAGTTCTGCAAGCTGGCGATCGTCGACACGAAGAACCGTGCGCGCGACCTGGTCGACGAGCTCGAGAAGCGCTTCCCGGAGCTCGACACCCCGATCACGATCAACGTCAACGGCTGCCCCAACGCCTGCGCCCGGACCCAGGTCGCCGACTTCGGCCTCAAGGGCCAGCTCGTCGTCGACGAGAACGGCGAGCAGGTCGAGGGCTTCCAGGTGCACCTCGGTGGTGCGATCGGCCTGCGGGCGAACTTCGGTCGCAAGCTGCGCGCCCACAAGGTCACCAGCAAGGGCCTGGACGACTACATCACCTCGGTCGTGACGAACTACCTGGCCGACCGCGCCGAGGGCGAGGCCTTCGACGCGTGGGTGCACCGCGCCGACGAGGACCTGCTGCGCGGCGACAGGACGCTCGAGTCGAGGACGCTGGAGTCGGTCTGA
- a CDS encoding potassium channel family protein, with amino-acid sequence MGDQTGAPANSPSVGRVALPERIRSPWWELGRRLLAALAILVGTVMLVYFDREGYRDSGDATADDPFGTVSLVDAIYYTTVTLSTTGYGDISPVSDPARLVNAFIITPARIAFLVLLIGTTLEVLAQRGRELFRIARWRKQMGHHVVVIGYGTKGRSAVETLVNNGLDREHVVVVDPSPVALADAHADQLAVITGDATRRGVLQRAGVADADQVIITTGRDDSNVLAALTVRQLNPDAWIVAAVSEQENAPLMRQSGADSVITSSDAVGRLLGLSTLSPTLGTVMEDLLTYGEGLEVAERELLVNEVGMPPQSLPDQVIAVVRDEKVYRYFDPVVTLLARGDRLVVVRPAKELPWAPRPGTHNEDFAADED; translated from the coding sequence GTGGGTGACCAGACAGGAGCGCCGGCGAACAGCCCCTCGGTGGGCCGGGTCGCGCTGCCCGAGCGGATCCGCTCGCCGTGGTGGGAGCTGGGCCGGCGGCTGCTCGCGGCGCTGGCGATCCTCGTCGGCACCGTGATGCTCGTCTACTTCGACCGCGAGGGCTACCGCGACTCCGGTGACGCCACCGCCGACGACCCGTTCGGCACGGTCTCGCTGGTCGACGCGATCTACTACACGACCGTCACGCTGAGCACGACCGGCTACGGGGACATCTCGCCGGTCAGCGACCCGGCGCGACTGGTCAACGCGTTCATCATCACCCCGGCCCGCATCGCCTTCCTCGTGCTGTTGATCGGTACGACGCTCGAGGTGCTCGCGCAGCGCGGGCGCGAACTTTTCCGCATCGCCCGATGGAGGAAGCAGATGGGACACCACGTGGTGGTGATCGGCTACGGCACCAAGGGCCGCAGCGCCGTGGAGACGCTGGTCAACAACGGCCTCGACCGCGAGCACGTGGTCGTGGTCGACCCGAGCCCGGTCGCGCTGGCCGACGCGCACGCCGACCAGCTCGCCGTGATCACGGGCGATGCCACCCGCCGCGGCGTCCTGCAGCGCGCCGGGGTGGCCGACGCCGACCAGGTGATCATCACGACCGGGCGCGACGACTCCAACGTGCTCGCCGCGCTGACCGTGCGCCAGCTCAACCCGGACGCCTGGATCGTCGCGGCGGTCAGCGAGCAGGAGAACGCCCCGCTCATGCGCCAGTCCGGCGCCGACTCGGTCATCACCTCCTCCGACGCCGTCGGCCGCCTGCTGGGCCTCTCCACGCTGTCGCCGACCCTCGGCACGGTGATGGAGGACCTGCTCACCTACGGCGAGGGCCTGGAGGTCGCCGAGCGCGAGCTCCTCGTCAACGAGGTCGGCATGCCGCCGCAGTCGCTGCCGGACCAGGTGATCGCGGTCGTGCGCGACGAGAAGGTCTACCGTTACTTCGACCCGGTCGTGACCCTGCTCGCGCGCGGCGACCGGCTGGTCGTCGTACGGCCGGCCAAGGAGCTGCCCTGGGCGCCGCGCCCGGGGACCCACAACGAGGACTTCGCGGCCGACGAGGACTGA
- a CDS encoding cation:dicarboxylate symporter family transporter, giving the protein MSTTSTGTQPKHGSRATHYLYLAVIGAVLLGIATGLLFPTFAVELKPLGEGFVNLIKMMIQPIIFCTIVLGVGSVASAAKVGRVGGLALVYFMVMSTVALTIGMVVGNFLHPGDGLHVTADGAAIAQEKAAEGHSDTTAFLLGIIPDSLFSSLTSGSVLQTLLVALLVGFALQRMGASGAPVLTVVGHLQRLVFRLLGMIMWAAPVGAFGAMAAVVGTGGADALKSLAVLMIGFYVTCVLFVFVVLGALLKLTTGINIFALLRYLGREFLLILATSSSESALPRAIAKLEHAGVDKTTVGVVVPTGYSFNLDGTAIYLTMASIFIAEAVGSPLAIGEQVSLLLFMMIAAKGAAGVTGSGMAVLAGGLQSHRPELVDGVGLIVGIDRFMSEARALTNFAGNAVGTVLVGHWTGSIDRAQMERALSGEDPFDETTMVDDHQPAAAPEPGDRLAKEPQPV; this is encoded by the coding sequence ATGAGCACCACCAGCACAGGGACGCAGCCGAAGCACGGCTCGCGCGCCACCCACTACCTCTACCTCGCCGTCATCGGCGCGGTGCTGCTCGGCATCGCGACGGGGCTGCTCTTCCCGACATTCGCGGTCGAGCTCAAGCCGCTCGGCGAGGGCTTCGTCAACCTGATCAAGATGATGATCCAGCCGATCATCTTCTGCACGATCGTGCTCGGTGTCGGCTCGGTGGCCAGCGCCGCCAAGGTCGGCCGGGTCGGTGGCCTGGCGCTCGTCTACTTCATGGTGATGTCGACGGTCGCCCTGACCATCGGCATGGTCGTCGGCAACTTCCTCCACCCGGGCGACGGCCTGCACGTCACCGCCGACGGTGCGGCGATCGCGCAGGAGAAGGCCGCGGAGGGCCACTCCGACACGACGGCCTTCCTGCTGGGGATCATCCCCGACTCGCTGTTCAGCTCGCTGACCAGCGGCAGCGTGCTGCAGACCCTGCTCGTCGCGCTCCTCGTCGGCTTCGCCCTCCAGCGGATGGGGGCGTCCGGTGCCCCGGTGCTCACGGTCGTCGGCCACCTGCAGCGCCTCGTCTTCCGCCTGCTCGGCATGATCATGTGGGCCGCGCCGGTCGGCGCCTTCGGTGCGATGGCCGCCGTGGTCGGCACCGGCGGCGCGGACGCGCTGAAGAGCCTCGCCGTGCTGATGATCGGCTTCTACGTCACCTGCGTGCTCTTCGTATTCGTCGTCCTGGGCGCCCTGCTCAAACTCACGACCGGCATCAACATCTTCGCGCTGCTGCGCTACCTGGGCCGCGAGTTCCTCCTGATCCTGGCCACCTCGTCCTCCGAGTCGGCCCTGCCGCGGGCGATCGCGAAGCTCGAGCACGCCGGTGTCGACAAGACCACCGTCGGCGTGGTCGTCCCCACCGGGTACTCGTTCAACCTCGACGGCACCGCGATCTACCTGACCATGGCGTCGATCTTCATCGCCGAGGCCGTCGGGAGCCCGCTGGCCATCGGTGAGCAGGTCTCGCTGCTGCTGTTCATGATGATCGCCGCCAAGGGCGCCGCGGGCGTCACCGGCTCGGGCATGGCGGTCCTCGCCGGCGGCCTGCAGTCGCACCGCCCGGAGCTCGTCGACGGCGTCGGCCTGATCGTCGGCATCGACCGGTTCATGTCCGAGGCCCGCGCCCTGACCAACTTCGCCGGCAACGCCGTCGGCACCGTGCTGGTGGGCCACTGGACCGGCAGCATCGACCGGGCGCAGATGGAGCGCGCCCTGTCCGGCGAGGACCCGTTCGACGAGACCACGATGGTCGACGACCACCAGCCGGCCGCCGCGCCGGAGCCGGGGGACCGGCTCGCCAAGGAGCCTCAGCCGGTCTGA
- a CDS encoding glycine hydroxymethyltransferase, with protein sequence MSDNSVNGELVSSAYRQALEVIASVEPRIADATRQELADQRASLKLIASENYASPAVLLTMGTWFSDKYAEGTVGHRFYAGCQNVDTVEALAAEHARELFGSEYAYVQPHSGIDANLTAYWAILAHRVEGPWLQDAGVKNMNDLSDADWEKLRHELGNQRLLGMSLDTGGHLTHGFRPNISGKMFHQQQYGTDPETGLIDYDALRAKAKEFKPLILVAGYSAYPRRVNFAKMREIADEVGATLMVDMAHFAGLVAGKVFTGDEDPVPHAHIVTSTSHKSLRGPRGGFILATEEYAPSVDRGCPMVLGGPLSHVMAAKAVAFAEARTPEFRTYANAVADNAKALAEGLMKRGTKLVTDGTDNHIVLLDVSSFGLTGRQAESALLDAGVVTNRNSVPSDPNGAWYTSGIRIGTPALTSRGFGVDEFDQVADLIVHVLQNTEAGTTSAGAPSKASYVLGEGVADKVRAASAELLDKHPLYPGLDLS encoded by the coding sequence ATGAGCGACAACTCCGTCAACGGCGAACTCGTCAGCAGCGCCTACCGCCAGGCGCTCGAGGTCATCGCGTCCGTCGAGCCCCGCATCGCCGACGCCACGCGCCAGGAGCTCGCCGACCAGCGGGCATCGCTCAAGCTGATCGCGAGCGAGAACTACGCCTCGCCGGCCGTGCTCCTCACGATGGGCACCTGGTTCAGCGACAAGTACGCCGAGGGCACCGTCGGCCACCGGTTCTACGCCGGCTGCCAGAACGTCGACACCGTCGAGGCGCTCGCCGCCGAGCACGCGCGCGAGCTGTTCGGCTCGGAGTACGCCTACGTGCAGCCGCACTCCGGCATCGACGCCAACCTGACGGCGTACTGGGCGATCCTGGCGCACCGCGTCGAGGGCCCCTGGCTGCAGGACGCCGGCGTGAAGAACATGAACGACCTCTCCGACGCCGACTGGGAGAAGCTGCGCCACGAGCTCGGCAACCAGCGCCTGCTCGGCATGAGCCTCGACACCGGCGGCCACCTCACCCACGGCTTCCGCCCGAACATCAGCGGCAAGATGTTCCACCAGCAGCAGTACGGCACCGACCCCGAGACCGGGCTCATCGACTACGACGCCCTGCGCGCGAAGGCCAAGGAGTTCAAGCCGCTCATCCTGGTCGCCGGCTACTCCGCCTACCCCCGCCGCGTGAACTTCGCGAAGATGCGCGAGATCGCCGACGAGGTCGGCGCCACCCTCATGGTCGACATGGCGCACTTCGCCGGCCTGGTCGCCGGCAAGGTGTTCACCGGCGACGAGGACCCGGTCCCGCACGCCCACATCGTCACCTCGACGTCGCACAAGTCGCTGCGCGGCCCGCGCGGTGGCTTCATCCTCGCGACCGAGGAGTACGCCCCGAGCGTCGACCGCGGCTGCCCGATGGTCCTCGGTGGCCCGCTGTCGCACGTGATGGCCGCCAAGGCCGTGGCCTTCGCCGAGGCGCGCACGCCGGAGTTCCGCACCTACGCCAACGCCGTCGCCGACAACGCCAAGGCGCTCGCCGAGGGCCTGATGAAGCGCGGCACCAAGCTGGTCACCGACGGCACCGACAACCACATCGTGCTGCTCGACGTCTCGTCGTTCGGCCTCACCGGCCGCCAGGCGGAGTCCGCCCTGCTCGACGCCGGCGTCGTGACCAACCGCAACTCGGTCCCGTCCGACCCCAACGGCGCCTGGTACACCTCCGGCATCCGGATCGGCACCCCGGCGCTCACCAGCCGCGGCTTCGGCGTCGACGAGTTCGACCAGGTCGCCGACCTGATCGTCCACGTCCTGCAGAACACCGAGGCCGGTACGACGTCGGCGGGCGCCCCGTCGAAGGCGTCGTACGTCCTGGGCGAGGGCGTGGCCGACAAGGTCCGTGCCGCGTCGGCCGAGCTGCTCGACAAGCACCCGCTCTACCCGGGCCTCGACCTTTCTTGA
- a CDS encoding YihY/virulence factor BrkB family protein translates to MADDPGTQARPSYLRNAVDRLPGPVRRFFHLVWRLIVTTVSSCLRYRVTGLAAEGAFFAVLSVPPLIFALAGGVGYVTEHFTAAQVEEVRRAVIDLFSAFLTDTAVNRVIVPTMNDVLEGGRFDVISLGFVLALWSGSRALNVFVDTITIMHGLGGHRGIVKTRALAFVLYILAVITGAITLPLVVAGPKLVRSWLPNRAEFLMGFYWPLIVVICICFLATLYHVSVPVRTNWSFNLPGATFSLISWIGGSYLLRWVLTVTAQDSHSIYGPLAAPIAILIWLYIAALAVLIGAGVNAAFDEVFPQETTQRARRELMARLLRRPTD, encoded by the coding sequence ATGGCGGACGATCCGGGGACCCAGGCCCGGCCGTCGTACCTCCGCAACGCCGTGGACCGTCTCCCGGGGCCGGTACGACGGTTCTTCCACCTCGTGTGGCGGCTGATCGTGACCACGGTCAGCTCCTGCCTGCGCTACCGGGTCACGGGGCTGGCCGCCGAGGGGGCCTTCTTCGCCGTCCTGTCGGTGCCGCCGCTGATCTTCGCGCTCGCCGGCGGTGTCGGCTACGTCACCGAGCACTTCACGGCCGCCCAGGTCGAGGAGGTGCGCCGCGCCGTCATCGACCTCTTCTCGGCCTTCCTCACCGACACGGCGGTCAACCGGGTGATCGTGCCGACGATGAACGACGTGCTCGAGGGCGGCCGCTTCGACGTGATCTCGCTCGGCTTCGTGCTCGCGCTCTGGTCGGGGTCCCGCGCGCTCAACGTCTTCGTCGACACCATCACGATCATGCACGGGCTCGGCGGGCACCGGGGGATCGTCAAGACCCGCGCGCTGGCCTTCGTGCTCTACATCCTCGCCGTCATCACCGGGGCGATCACGCTGCCGCTCGTGGTCGCCGGACCCAAGCTGGTGCGCTCGTGGCTGCCGAACCGCGCCGAGTTCCTGATGGGCTTCTACTGGCCGCTGATCGTGGTGATCTGCATCTGCTTCCTCGCCACGCTCTACCACGTGTCGGTGCCGGTGCGGACCAACTGGAGCTTCAACCTGCCCGGCGCCACCTTCTCGCTGATCAGCTGGATCGGCGGCTCCTACCTGCTGCGCTGGGTGCTCACCGTGACCGCGCAGGACTCGCACTCGATCTACGGCCCGCTGGCCGCGCCGATCGCCATCCTGATCTGGCTCTACATCGCCGCGCTGGCCGTGCTGATCGGGGCCGGCGTCAACGCCGCCTTCGACGAGGTCTTCCCGCAGGAGACCACGCAGCGGGCGCGCCGGGAGCTGATGGCCCGCCTCCTGCGCCGCCCCACGGACTGA
- a CDS encoding phosphotransferase — MHDRSALGPADVSDATLAAMVATLYDAGDASVTVLRSQAVQVDYELPAITTGGRWWVRGTASIDGHERDFTLFVKHVHEWSRSPFFEMVPPEVREWAAGMVPWRTEGAVYRAGLGDLLPEGLAMPRAVGIHEIDDRAYAVWLEVVPTVEVAWDLDRYRRAAHLLGRFAARPGIRALARIGSREWDVRSYVDGRLGHQVLPILGDEGIWRHPLVAGTFVDLRPRLLAAVDRLPELTDELLALPELVGHGDACPNNLLVRPDRDGFTMIDFGFFMALPVGFDLGQLLVGEVQLGRGDGSDLAERGEACLASYVDGLAAEGLELDLATVRRAHALHLLVFSGLSAIPFEHLDAEPTDALRAMAATRAAIARHALDLVDQTG, encoded by the coding sequence GTGCACGACCGCTCCGCCCTCGGCCCCGCCGATGTCTCCGACGCCACGCTCGCGGCCATGGTCGCCACCCTGTACGACGCCGGCGACGCCTCCGTCACCGTGCTGCGCTCACAGGCGGTGCAGGTCGACTACGAGCTGCCGGCGATCACGACCGGCGGGCGGTGGTGGGTGCGGGGCACGGCATCGATCGACGGCCACGAGCGGGACTTCACGCTGTTCGTGAAGCACGTGCACGAGTGGTCACGCTCGCCCTTCTTCGAGATGGTGCCGCCGGAGGTGCGCGAGTGGGCCGCAGGGATGGTGCCGTGGCGCACGGAGGGCGCGGTCTACCGCGCCGGCCTCGGCGACCTGCTGCCCGAGGGACTGGCGATGCCGCGGGCGGTCGGCATCCACGAGATCGACGACCGGGCGTACGCCGTGTGGCTGGAGGTGGTGCCCACGGTCGAGGTGGCGTGGGACCTCGACCGCTACCGGCGGGCGGCCCACCTGCTCGGGCGGTTCGCCGCCCGTCCGGGCATCCGCGCCCTGGCCCGGATCGGCAGCCGGGAGTGGGACGTGCGCAGCTACGTCGACGGCCGGCTGGGCCACCAGGTGCTGCCGATCCTCGGCGACGAGGGCATCTGGCGGCACCCGCTCGTCGCGGGGACGTTCGTGGACCTCCGTCCACGGCTGCTGGCCGCGGTCGACCGGCTGCCGGAGCTGACCGACGAGCTGCTCGCCCTGCCGGAGCTCGTCGGCCACGGGGACGCCTGCCCCAACAACCTGCTGGTGCGCCCGGACCGGGACGGCTTCACGATGATCGACTTCGGGTTCTTCATGGCGCTGCCCGTCGGCTTCGACCTGGGCCAGCTCCTCGTCGGCGAGGTCCAGCTCGGACGGGGCGACGGGAGCGACCTCGCCGAGCGCGGCGAGGCCTGCCTGGCGTCGTACGTCGACGGGCTGGCCGCCGAGGGGCTGGAGCTCGACCTCGCGACCGTCCGCCGCGCCCACGCCCTGCACCTGCTGGTGTTCAGCGGTCTCTCGGCGATCCCGTTCGAGCACCTCGACGCCGAGCCCACGGACGCGCTGCGGGCGATGGCGGCCACCAGGGCCGCCATCGCCCGCCATGCGCTGGACCTCGTCGATCAGACCGGCTGA
- a CDS encoding sensor histidine kinase has product MPRPRLLRDRPVARQVLLLQVGTVLLLVVTGILMASYDARRDSRSRATQRVVAVALTVADSPTVRAALRSDDPTATLQPWAEEVRRDTDTDFVVVMDLDRTRYTHPDPSLIGGKFVGDLGDAPEGGIFTQQYKGSLGPSVRSVVPVEDDGRVVALVSVGITVSDINRGLKRDVSIVVLCGVLVLLAGMAGAWLLSRRLHRLTHGMGEQELARMYEYYSAVLHSVREGLLLLDGEGRVQLVNDEARRLLALPDDVVGTRIEDLGLAPALVAAARGRTAESDDLYLAGERILVVSSAPAQWEGRDVGAVVTLRDHTELRSVTGELEVVRRLTESLRSQNHESANRLHTVVSLIEMGRTEEAVAFATDELQVAQLLTDQVVGAVDDPVVAALLLGKSAEAAERGVELRIVGELPSGTGIAPRDLVTVLGNLVDNALDAVAEADPRVVEVRLSGDERSVTITVGDSGPGLDDDASARVLDRGWTTKAEPGTGRGLGLALVGQVARRHDGEIVVGRSPLGGAAFTVTLALTPAEAGR; this is encoded by the coding sequence GTGCCCCGCCCCCGCCTGCTCCGCGACCGCCCGGTCGCGCGCCAGGTGCTGCTCCTCCAGGTCGGCACGGTGCTGCTGCTCGTCGTCACGGGGATCCTGATGGCGTCGTACGACGCCCGGCGGGACTCGCGCAGCCGGGCCACCCAGCGCGTGGTGGCCGTCGCCCTCACCGTCGCGGACTCCCCCACCGTCCGCGCCGCGCTGCGCAGCGACGACCCGACCGCGACCCTCCAGCCGTGGGCCGAGGAGGTCCGCCGCGACACCGACACCGACTTCGTGGTGGTGATGGACCTCGACCGCACCCGCTACACGCACCCCGACCCGAGCCTGATCGGCGGCAAGTTCGTCGGCGACCTCGGCGACGCACCCGAGGGCGGGATCTTCACCCAGCAGTACAAGGGCTCGCTCGGCCCGTCGGTCCGCTCGGTCGTCCCGGTCGAGGACGACGGTCGTGTGGTGGCGCTGGTGTCGGTCGGGATCACCGTCAGCGACATCAACCGCGGGCTCAAGCGCGACGTCAGCATCGTGGTCCTGTGCGGCGTCCTCGTGCTGCTCGCCGGGATGGCCGGTGCCTGGCTGCTCAGTCGCCGGCTGCACCGGCTGACCCACGGCATGGGCGAGCAGGAGCTGGCCCGGATGTACGAGTACTACTCCGCCGTCCTGCACTCCGTCCGGGAGGGCCTGCTGCTCCTCGACGGCGAGGGGCGGGTCCAGCTGGTCAACGACGAGGCCCGGCGCCTGCTCGCGCTGCCCGACGACGTGGTCGGCACCCGGATCGAGGACCTCGGCCTCGCGCCGGCGCTGGTCGCCGCCGCCCGCGGGCGCACCGCCGAGTCCGACGACCTCTACCTCGCCGGCGAGCGGATCCTCGTCGTCTCCTCCGCCCCGGCGCAGTGGGAGGGCCGCGACGTCGGCGCCGTCGTGACCCTGCGCGACCACACCGAGCTGCGCTCGGTCACCGGCGAGCTCGAGGTCGTGCGCCGCCTCACGGAGTCGCTCCGCTCGCAGAACCACGAGTCGGCCAACCGCCTGCACACGGTGGTCTCCCTCATCGAGATGGGCCGGACCGAGGAGGCGGTCGCGTTCGCCACCGACGAGCTGCAGGTGGCCCAGCTGCTGACCGACCAGGTGGTCGGCGCCGTCGACGACCCCGTCGTCGCGGCCCTGCTGCTCGGCAAGTCCGCGGAGGCCGCCGAGCGGGGCGTCGAGCTGCGCATCGTCGGGGAGCTGCCGTCCGGCACCGGCATCGCGCCGCGCGACCTGGTGACCGTGCTCGGCAACCTCGTCGACAACGCCCTCGACGCCGTCGCCGAGGCCGATCCCCGGGTGGTCGAGGTCCGGCTCTCCGGCGACGAGCGCTCGGTCACGATCACCGTCGGCGACAGCGGTCCGGGCCTCGACGACGACGCCTCCGCCCGTGTGCTCGACCGGGGCTGGACCACGAAGGCCGAGCCGGGCACCGGTCGCGGCCTCGGGCTGGCCCTCGTCGGACAGGTCGCCCGCCGCCACGACGGCGAGATCGTCGTCGGCCGCTCGCCCCTCGGCGGCGCCGCGTTCACCGTGACCCTGGCCCTCACCCCGGCGGAGGCAGGACGGTGA
- a CDS encoding response regulator, which translates to MSVRVLVVEDEALAAEAHAAYVGRVPGFALAGVARSAREAVRALDAAREAGTPVDLVLLDMNLPDGHGLGLLNGLRAAGHLCDVIAVTAARDTRVVRQAVVQGVVLYLLKPFTFATFRAKLEQYAEYRARLDAAPDEVVQDEVDQLLGSLRPTGSAPLPKGMSAETLRAVTAALREAEHDLSASEVAAVVGASRVTARRYLEHLADQGLAARGVRYGPSGGRPEVSYSWR; encoded by the coding sequence GTGAGCGTCCGGGTGCTCGTCGTCGAGGACGAGGCGCTGGCCGCCGAGGCGCACGCGGCCTATGTCGGCCGGGTCCCCGGCTTCGCCCTCGCCGGCGTCGCCCGGTCGGCGCGGGAGGCGGTCCGCGCGCTCGACGCGGCCCGAGAGGCCGGCACCCCGGTCGACCTCGTCCTGCTCGACATGAACCTGCCCGACGGGCACGGGCTCGGGCTGCTCAACGGGCTGCGTGCCGCCGGGCACCTGTGCGACGTGATCGCGGTGACGGCGGCGCGGGACACGCGGGTGGTGCGGCAGGCCGTCGTACAGGGGGTGGTGCTGTACCTGCTCAAGCCGTTCACGTTCGCCACCTTCCGCGCGAAGCTCGAGCAGTACGCCGAGTACCGCGCCCGGCTCGACGCCGCCCCGGACGAGGTGGTCCAGGACGAGGTCGACCAGCTGCTGGGGTCGCTGCGGCCGACGGGCAGCGCGCCGCTGCCGAAGGGCATGAGCGCGGAGACGCTGCGTGCGGTGACCGCGGCGCTGCGCGAGGCGGAGCACGACCTGTCCGCGAGCGAGGTCGCCGCCGTCGTCGGCGCCTCCCGGGTGACCGCGCGGCGCTACCTCGAGCACCTGGCGGACCAGGGCCTGGCCGCGCGCGGGGTCCGGTACGGACCCAGCGGCGGCCGGCCCGAGGTCAGCTACAGCTGGAGGTAG
- a CDS encoding phosphoadenylyl-sulfate reductase: MTAPTTAAARSFRGTHTEGRSAEELRELVSHWGAELELAPAEVIIEWAAATFGERFCITSSMGDAVLAHLAEKVVPGVDVVFLDTGYHFVETIGTRDAVQATMNVNLISITPVQSVAEQDAEYGPELYKRDPDLCCALRKVKPLADSLAKYDAWATGLRRAETHNRVIAPVIGWDAKKQKVKVSPIARWSDEQVERYIAENGVLVNPLVYDGYPSIGCAPCTRRVAPGEDPRSGRWAGTNKTECGIHS, from the coding sequence ATGACTGCTCCCACGACCGCTGCCGCCCGGAGCTTCCGCGGCACCCACACCGAGGGCCGCTCCGCCGAGGAGCTGCGCGAACTGGTCTCCCACTGGGGCGCCGAGCTGGAGCTCGCACCCGCCGAGGTGATCATCGAGTGGGCCGCCGCCACGTTCGGCGAGCGCTTCTGCATCACCTCCTCGATGGGTGACGCCGTGCTGGCGCACCTCGCGGAGAAGGTCGTCCCCGGAGTCGACGTCGTCTTCCTCGACACCGGCTACCACTTCGTCGAGACCATCGGCACCCGCGACGCGGTGCAGGCCACGATGAACGTCAACCTGATCTCGATCACCCCGGTGCAGTCGGTCGCCGAGCAGGACGCCGAGTACGGCCCCGAGCTCTACAAGCGCGACCCCGACCTGTGCTGCGCCCTGCGCAAGGTCAAGCCGCTGGCCGACTCGCTCGCCAAGTACGACGCGTGGGCGACCGGGCTGCGCCGGGCGGAGACGCACAACCGGGTGATCGCGCCGGTGATCGGCTGGGACGCCAAGAAGCAGAAGGTCAAGGTCTCCCCCATCGCCCGCTGGAGCGACGAGCAGGTCGAGCGCTATATCGCCGAGAACGGCGTGCTGGTCAACCCGCTCGTCTACGACGGCTACCCGTCCATCGGCTGCGCGCCGTGCACCCGCCGGGTCGCCCCCGGCGAGGACCCGCGCAGCGGCCGCTGGGCCGGCACCAACAAGACCGAGTGCGGCATCCACTCATGA